One Nostoc punctiforme PCC 73102 DNA window includes the following coding sequences:
- a CDS encoding response regulator, producing MLPEQQQRILGYFIEEARDHLNTIEQGLLNLEGTLNDPEMISEVFRAAHSIKGGAAMLGLTSIQHTSHRLEDCFKVLKDNPVQIDQKLESLFLGVSDTLKSLLEHLSGPYGLSEDAANTLMSETEPVFQWLYEHLELLVQQGKSGVSSNPDATELHTTSVENVSTLTELFLRRDIPSLAEDTHQESPEISVSIAPQQVRDANAARDARRLANAALSPVTAKEHNNWGEFQAQVLQTLREMLQLFKQTTTPSTRQNLQQCCYQLVKLGETWNLSKWCGLCQAAASAIGNPENSYLTLAKIVITEIKQAQELVLQGRETEIAISQQLEALLSLAEIELLEVTPDLFDEQSAALTESSITLEPILSGNTEQLDLAQTTEELNLDKDTSDSAALASPEASGYANVKGDRPYVQQGTPLNAATHTSFSFTTHDEAHPISNNLDPNGPEVGIAELNTLADLFEGETPELDESWHQEETLDIVAIDDFGIDFSNTDAEDAHSDLSDLLSLDQVATTATTEDLSLLFGDNFLEKENSEPQHQQTSATAPELSSINVLDINLDSSSEDLQEFIDIPSETNQLAGVNKNDVVEDLLTLALDDDFEILPTDEVTQPETEAFATVELSTNQPNNFDNLFSESRNANWVEEITPSDYIELPQETGFSSDNLFAEMEEETLLPTSEPEIVDLFDTSTVTTPEFSQSDNDLSSFWNQESTEEQDDFNSLIEQNVERALEESLFATTDDIFADSQQSIPSDRASFGLEELDINFQHEEQLDLIFSSDSGNDLFDELAQSDSTISPGISNTPTPETPFFAQHLGEETLRSQQPEALDFAPEFTHQFPEISAVDLELDSFGSFDENPQLLFEDVDTDSTYIQMETTVDTVDELSLTETLDSVQAQPNDLFGSFDENPQLLFEDVDTDSTYIQMETTVDTVDELSLTETLDSVQAQPNDLFGSFDENPQLLFEDVATDSIYIQIETTVDTVDELSLTETSLDISFGETSDSAQTNLENLGTEENNNLETAFELPKNPDLEDTHLGFANALLFTETALLEAINQEELEENAATINSQDVNDFTQTIIQEDVETDLYDLGETSKSVIVSEEENAIVASTEELVMTETVEVVAPEDDFADLEALLGEEIALNSKTASIPEVDFAALEELLGTDNDSDVHDGLRQRQPFNTQPVLAKNDVPSPAIDEFGDLEKLLAEADQTISHSPAAKSNTSKPPRPSTRRAARFEETMKVPVKQLDDMSNLVGELVVNRNTLEQDHERLRQSLDNLLIQVQQLSDVGARMQELYERSLLEASLLAGRKKKDPGLQAPDSNADRGFSELEMDRFTPFHTLSQQMIERIVRVRESASDIDFVTEETERVARQFRQVTTQLQEGLTRARMVPFAQTIDRWRRGVRDNAIKCGKQVELVIEGGDTLIDKMILDHLTDPLTHMLNNAIAHGIETPEERQAAGKPHVGIITIRAFHQGNQTIISVGDDGAGIDSAKVKAKAVKIGMITEAQAKAMSRLEVYDLLFQSGFTIKDQADEISGRGVGMDVVRSEISEIRGTVNTDSAIGKGTTFTIRLPLTLSICKALCCVSDRSRIAFPMDGVEDTLDIPVKNIQHDANGQSFISWRDTVLPFRPLKELLTFNRQISRGNVYGGTRDDDMVSVVVVRSANTLIALQIDLVLSEQEIVIKQFEGPAPKPIGVAGATVLGDGRIMPIADVLEIIDIFQGRISTQMGGNSWQQKGAPIDTSPAKIDPTVLIVDDSITVRELLSLTFNKAGYRVEQARDGQEAWDKLRSGLPCDIVFCDIEMPRCDGLELLSRIQKDSNLNHLPIAMLTSRGADKHRQIAAQLGASGYFTKPYLEEALLEAAARMLKGEKLVSTTSNV from the coding sequence ATGCTGCCGGAACAACAACAGCGGATTTTGGGTTACTTTATCGAAGAAGCCAGGGATCACCTGAATACCATTGAGCAGGGGTTACTGAATCTAGAAGGTACCCTGAACGACCCGGAAATGATCAGTGAAGTCTTCCGGGCGGCTCACTCCATCAAAGGAGGAGCGGCGATGCTTGGATTGACTAGCATCCAGCATACCTCCCACCGTCTGGAAGATTGTTTCAAAGTTCTTAAAGATAATCCGGTTCAGATTGACCAAAAGTTAGAGTCTTTATTTCTTGGTGTATCTGATACCCTGAAATCGCTGTTAGAGCATTTGAGCGGGCCTTACGGTCTTTCTGAAGATGCAGCAAATACTTTGATGTCAGAAACGGAGCCAGTCTTTCAATGGCTGTATGAACATCTAGAACTACTTGTACAACAAGGAAAAAGTGGAGTATCTAGCAATCCTGACGCAACAGAACTACACACAACCTCTGTAGAGAATGTCTCCACACTTACAGAACTTTTCCTGCGACGAGATATTCCTAGCTTGGCAGAAGACACCCATCAGGAATCTCCAGAAATATCTGTCTCAATAGCACCTCAGCAGGTGCGAGACGCTAACGCTGCGCGAGACGCTCGCAGACTCGCTAACGCTGCGCTATCGCCAGTCACCGCTAAAGAACATAATAATTGGGGCGAGTTTCAAGCCCAAGTGCTGCAAACACTGCGGGAAATGTTGCAACTGTTTAAGCAAACCACAACTCCCTCAACTCGGCAAAACCTTCAACAATGCTGTTACCAGTTAGTCAAACTTGGTGAGACTTGGAATTTGTCCAAGTGGTGTGGTTTGTGTCAAGCAGCAGCTAGTGCGATCGGCAATCCTGAAAATAGTTATCTGACTTTAGCTAAAATTGTCATTACCGAAATCAAGCAAGCTCAAGAATTAGTCCTGCAAGGTAGAGAAACCGAAATTGCAATTAGTCAGCAACTGGAAGCACTTTTGAGCTTGGCAGAAATTGAGCTGTTAGAAGTTACTCCTGATTTGTTTGATGAACAGTCTGCGGCTTTGACAGAATCATCAATTACGTTAGAGCCAATTTTATCTGGCAACACCGAGCAGTTAGACCTAGCCCAAACAACCGAGGAACTTAATCTAGATAAGGATACTAGCGATAGCGCAGCGTTAGCGAGTCCAGAAGCGTCTGGTTACGCCAACGTCAAGGGCGATCGCCCCTATGTTCAACAAGGGACACCACTCAACGCTGCAACTCACACTAGTTTTTCTTTCACCACACATGACGAAGCACATCCAATCAGTAATAATCTTGACCCCAATGGGCCAGAGGTAGGAATAGCTGAGTTAAATACCCTTGCCGATTTATTTGAAGGTGAGACTCCCGAACTAGATGAAAGTTGGCATCAAGAAGAAACTTTAGATATTGTTGCCATCGATGATTTTGGAATTGATTTCAGTAACACTGACGCTGAGGATGCTCATAGCGATTTATCTGATTTACTCTCCTTGGATCAAGTAGCAACTACAGCCACGACGGAAGATTTATCCCTGTTATTTGGCGACAATTTCCTAGAAAAAGAGAATTCAGAACCACAACATCAACAAACATCTGCTACAGCTCCAGAGTTAAGTTCTATTAACGTACTTGATATAAATTTAGACTCTTCTTCCGAAGATTTACAAGAATTTATTGATATTCCAAGTGAGACAAACCAGCTTGCTGGTGTCAACAAAAATGATGTAGTTGAAGATTTATTGACACTGGCACTAGATGATGATTTCGAAATATTGCCTACAGACGAAGTGACTCAACCAGAAACTGAGGCATTCGCCACTGTGGAACTATCAACCAATCAACCAAATAATTTTGATAATTTATTCTCAGAAAGTAGAAATGCAAATTGGGTAGAAGAAATTACCCCTAGTGACTATATAGAATTACCCCAGGAAACAGGCTTCTCTTCAGACAATCTGTTTGCTGAAATGGAAGAAGAGACACTACTACCTACAAGCGAACCAGAAATCGTTGATTTATTTGATACATCTACAGTAACAACACCTGAATTCTCTCAATCAGACAATGATCTGAGTAGCTTCTGGAATCAGGAAAGTACAGAGGAACAGGACGATTTCAATTCCTTGATTGAGCAGAATGTAGAAAGGGCGTTAGAGGAGAGTTTATTTGCTACGACTGATGATATTTTTGCCGACAGTCAGCAGTCTATACCTTCTGATAGAGCTAGTTTTGGCTTGGAAGAATTGGATATCAATTTTCAGCACGAAGAGCAGCTAGATTTGATATTTTCATCAGATTCTGGAAATGATTTATTTGATGAATTAGCACAGAGTGACTCAACTATTTCCCCGGGAATCAGTAATACCCCCACGCCGGAAACGCCTTTTTTCGCGCAGCATCTAGGGGAAGAAACTCTCAGATCACAACAACCAGAGGCTTTAGATTTTGCTCCAGAATTTACTCATCAGTTCCCAGAAATATCTGCTGTTGATCTGGAGCTTGATTCATTCGGCTCTTTCGATGAAAATCCGCAACTGCTGTTTGAAGATGTAGATACAGACTCAACCTATATTCAGATGGAAACCACAGTGGATACTGTGGATGAACTATCTCTTACAGAAACTTTAGATTCAGTCCAAGCACAGCCAAATGATTTGTTCGGCTCTTTCGATGAAAATCCGCAACTGCTGTTTGAAGATGTAGATACAGACTCAACCTATATTCAGATGGAAACCACAGTGGATACTGTGGATGAACTATCTCTTACCGAAACTTTAGATTCAGTCCAAGCACAGCCAAATGATTTGTTCGGCTCTTTCGATGAAAATCCGCAACTGCTGTTTGAAGATGTAGCTACAGACTCAATCTATATTCAGATAGAAACCACAGTGGATACTGTGGATGAACTATCTCTTACAGAAACTTCTTTAGATATTAGTTTTGGTGAAACTTCAGATTCAGCCCAAACAAACTTAGAAAATTTAGGAACGGAAGAGAACAATAACTTAGAAACTGCTTTTGAATTACCAAAAAACCCGGATTTAGAAGACACACATCTGGGTTTTGCAAATGCTTTACTTTTTACAGAAACTGCTCTATTAGAAGCAATTAACCAGGAAGAATTAGAAGAAAACGCGGCAACAATTAATTCGCAAGATGTCAATGACTTCACACAAACGATTATTCAGGAAGATGTAGAAACCGATTTATATGATTTAGGAGAGACATCTAAATCTGTAATAGTGTCAGAGGAAGAAAATGCTATTGTTGCCTCAACTGAAGAATTGGTAATGACAGAAACCGTTGAAGTAGTTGCTCCAGAAGATGATTTTGCAGACTTGGAAGCATTATTAGGAGAGGAAATAGCACTTAACTCCAAAACTGCCTCAATACCAGAAGTAGATTTTGCAGCCCTGGAAGAATTGCTCGGTACAGATAACGACAGCGATGTCCACGACGGGCTACGCCAACGCCAACCCTTCAATACTCAACCAGTCTTGGCGAAAAATGACGTTCCATCACCAGCTATAGATGAATTTGGTGACTTGGAGAAGTTGTTGGCAGAAGCGGATCAAACAATATCCCATTCACCAGCAGCAAAATCGAACACCAGCAAACCTCCCCGTCCCTCTACTCGTCGGGCTGCAAGATTTGAAGAAACGATGAAGGTTCCAGTTAAGCAACTGGACGATATGAGTAATTTAGTCGGGGAGTTGGTGGTAAATCGCAATACCTTAGAGCAAGATCATGAACGGCTACGGCAGTCATTAGATAACTTGCTGATTCAGGTACAACAACTCTCGGATGTGGGCGCAAGGATGCAAGAGTTGTACGAGCGATCGCTCCTAGAAGCCTCTCTATTAGCAGGACGCAAAAAGAAAGACCCTGGCTTACAAGCACCTGATTCCAACGCCGATAGGGGTTTTAGCGAGTTAGAAATGGATCGTTTTACTCCCTTCCATACACTCTCACAGCAGATGATCGAACGCATTGTGCGAGTGCGTGAGTCGGCAAGTGACATTGATTTTGTCACCGAAGAAACCGAGCGAGTTGCAAGGCAGTTCCGCCAAGTAACCACCCAGCTACAAGAGGGATTAACAAGAGCGCGAATGGTTCCTTTTGCCCAAACTATCGATCGCTGGCGGCGAGGAGTGCGCGACAACGCCATCAAGTGTGGCAAACAAGTGGAGTTGGTAATCGAAGGTGGCGATACCTTAATTGACAAGATGATTTTGGATCATCTGACCGATCCATTAACTCACATGTTGAATAATGCGATCGCTCACGGTATTGAAACGCCAGAAGAACGACAAGCTGCTGGTAAACCACACGTGGGAATCATTACTATCCGTGCCTTCCACCAAGGCAACCAAACAATCATTTCTGTAGGCGATGATGGCGCAGGTATCGATTCTGCCAAGGTTAAGGCTAAGGCGGTGAAGATTGGGATGATTACAGAAGCGCAAGCAAAAGCTATGTCTCGCCTGGAAGTCTACGATCTGCTATTCCAGTCTGGTTTTACAATCAAAGACCAAGCAGATGAAATTTCCGGTCGTGGTGTGGGTATGGACGTAGTGCGTTCCGAAATTAGCGAAATTCGGGGGACAGTGAACACCGATTCTGCGATTGGTAAGGGAACCACCTTTACGATTCGTTTACCACTGACTTTGAGTATTTGTAAAGCTCTCTGCTGCGTCTCCGATCGCTCCAGGATCGCCTTCCCGATGGATGGTGTAGAAGATACGCTGGATATACCAGTGAAAAATATTCAGCACGATGCCAATGGACAATCATTTATTTCCTGGCGCGATACGGTGCTGCCATTCCGACCCCTGAAGGAGCTTTTAACCTTCAATCGTCAAATCAGTCGCGGTAATGTCTATGGCGGTACGCGAGATGATGATATGGTTTCTGTGGTTGTGGTGCGATCGGCAAATACCCTGATTGCTCTACAGATTGACCTAGTGTTAAGCGAACAAGAAATTGTAATTAAGCAATTTGAAGGCCCAGCACCTAAACCCATTGGTGTCGCCGGTGCTACAGTCTTGGGTGATGGTCGGATTATGCCTATTGCCGATGTGCTGGAAATAATAGACATCTTCCAGGGACGGATTTCTACACAAATGGGTGGCAATTCTTGGCAGCAGAAAGGGGCTCCCATAGACACCTCTCCTGCGAAGATTGACCCGACAGTGCTGATCGTTGATGACTCCATTACAGTCCGAGAATTGCTATCCCTGACATTTAACAAAGCCGGTTATCGTGTAGAACAGGCGCGTGATGGACAGGAAGCTTGGGATAAACTCCGCTCCGGTCTGCCTTGCGATATCGTATTTTGCGACATCGAAATGCCCCGCTGCGATGGTCTGGAATTACTCTCTCGCATTCAGAAAGACTCTAACCTCAACCACCTACCGATCGCTATGCTCACCTCGCGGGGTGCAGATAAGCACAGACAAATTGCAGCTCAACTTGGTGCTAGTGGCTACTTTACCAAGCCCTATCTCGAAGAAGCTCTCCTTGAAGCTGCGGCGCGGATGTTAAAAGGGGAAAAACTTGTTAGCACTACGAGTAATGTTTAG